The genomic window AGTCTCCTGCCTGTGTCATCATCTCTAAAGATGTAAAATTCAATGCAGATACTGTGCTGGGCGGCTGAAACAGAATCAAAGATTGTCTGAAAGGTCTCAGCGCCGCTCTTTAGGAGGCGGACATAGTTATCCGCTGTAAAAGGTATGCCTAAAATCTCTTCAATCTGTGTCTGACTAAAGCATCCTGATGCAAAAGATTCAGACATGTCCTTTAATCGCCTGCCGCGCCCTCTCAATAAATAATCTTAGTTTTTTATGATCCTTAATCCCCTTTTGATTTTCCTCAACGCCAGTGACCGCATCAACGCCGTAAGGTTTGACCAGTTCTATGGCCTCGGCAACATTATCAGGCGTAAGCCCGCCTGCAAGGATTATCCTGCCGAATTTTTTTGCCTCAAGCGCAACGTCCCAGTTAAACGCCTGTCCTGTGCCGCCCGGAAGGTCCGGGGCGTAAGCATCAAGCAAAAACGCAGAAACGCTCCTGTATGTGATTAGAGGTTCAAGGTCGGTTAAATCCTTTACCCTGATTGCCTTAATGACCTTCTTTGAAAGAATACATTTCTCAGGCGGCTCTGAGCCGTGAAGCTGAATGATGTCAAGCCCTGCGTAATTGACGGTTTTTTCTATCACTGACGGCTTCTCATCAACAAAAACTCCGACTGTGGTTATAAACGGCGGCAGTTTGGAAATAATCTCTTTTGCGGTTTCAGGCGTAACGGCGCGCGGGCTTTTGGGATAAAAGACAAAGCCGAGGGCGTCCGCGCCGAATTCCACGGCGGCATAGGCGTCTTTAAGATTCGTCGTACCGCAGATTTTTATCCTTACCATAGCTGATATAGTTTAGCAGAAAATCAGCGGGCTTTAAATGAGAAAAAAGGGGAATGCTATTTCTGTGCTGGTTTCTCTTTAACCGTAAAATCAGGGATTGAAAATATCACCCGCAGCCCCATTTTTTCCGCATCGCTTATTTTTTTGAATGTATGGTCAAAATATTCTTTGACAAACGCAAGACTGCAGCCCATCAAAAGACCTATAATAAAACCCAGCGGGATGACAATTATCTTTTTAGGAAACACCGGCCCGTTTGAAAGAAATGCCTTGCTTAAAATGCTTATATGCATTGACGTAGGGCTTGTGGAGCCCTGCACCGCTTCTTCCCTTCTTTTTGAAAAGGTATCATAAGATTGTTTAAGCAGGTCCATTTCAAATTGAATTTTCTGGGTTGTAATATTCTGTTTCTGGAGTTCCACGTTCCAGTTTACAATATTGCTTATTTCATTTTTTATGGCGGCTATCTGCTTATTAAGCGTTTCCAGTTCACTGGCAAGCCCGTCTTTATATATCCGTATCTCAGACCTGAGAACGTTCAATGTGTCTCTCATCTGTTTCTCAACCGGCGAGGCTTTGTCGCTTGACTGCGTATATACCCTCAGTACTTTTCCGTATTCCATAAAAATGTCCTGGAGGGATGTGCTGAGATTGGCAATGGCTGACTTGTCTATGAAAGAAAAAAACTGGATGCCTTCTTTCTTGAGAGCTGTTTCCAGGTATTCAATCTGCATCTTTTTTTCTATGGCTGAATTTCTAAGGGTATTCAGCTGGGTTTCAAGTTCCTTCTTTATCAAAAGGTTGTTTTTCAATTCCTCTGAAGGGTCTGAAATTTTATTTTTCTCTATCATGCTTATCCAGTCTTTTCGTTTTTTATCAATCTCTTCGCCAAAACCTCCGGCTCCCTTTGTAAAATAAGTCTCTGCTTCATCCGGATAATAAATTTTCATCCGGTATTTTATATACTCGTTCAGCAGGGCGTCCAGAAAAGTTACTGCATATGCCGGGTCATTGCTGTGAAAAGTGACCTCTATGGCATTTGATACCTCTACGACTTTAGTCTGCAGTTTTTTCTTTATGTTGTAAACTTCCTTGTTGAATTGTTTCTTGTCGCTTTGCTTATCAGGCAGAATTATGTCCAGAAGCAGTGATATATTTAAAAATCCGCCGCCTTCAGGGCGGTATAAATTCCTTTTCTTCAGGGAGTCAATTGTCATTTCAATAACATCATGGGAGGTCAGTATCTCCACTTCAGAGGAAAGGTCTTCCGGCGTAACCGGCGAATAGCGGATATCCGACTTTTCCAAAGCCTCGGGGTTTTTAAACTGGCGTTTGATCTTTATAAGAACAGTTCCGTAAGAAGCATAGGTAGGAGGCCAGAAAAAGGCTATCAGGACAGCGCATGTAAAGACAAATACTGTAACAGCAACGATTAACCGTTTCTGCGCAAAAAGCACGGTAAGCAGCTCTTTTCTGTAATCCTCAAACTGCAATACACCTTCCTCCTGTCACTGAAAAGTTACGGCTTTGCCGCCTTATGGTTCAGCCGGTTCATCATGAAGTTCCCAGCTAAATCCAAAACTCCACCCTCTGAAAAGCAAAATTTCAGAGACGTCGCGCATTAATTCCGCCGCCTTGTTGATAGGTCTTTTGGGAACGTATAAAATATCATCGGGTCTTAAATAGAAAAATTTGTATTCTCTGTTGTTGTTATTAAATTTATTTGCGAAATCAATCCTCGTTGCAATCATCCGGTCATACTGCCTTCTGACAACAAAAATATCATTCAGCCTGGCCTCCCGCATATAACCTCCTGCCATTGCAATAGCCTGTTCAATAGTCAGGGGTTTAGGGATATCGTAAACCCCGGGCTTATAAACCTGTCCCAGGACATACATCCTGGAGCCTGCATGATGTTCTAAAAAAAGGTCTACATAAAGTCCGGGGATTATTTTGTCATACTTTTCATTAAGCTCATTGTTGACGTCGGGAAAAGTCCTGCCTCCCACAAAGATACTGCCGACTATCGGAAATGTCACATATCCGTCAGGCCTCACAGTTACCAGCCTGCTCAGCCCCCTCGGCGCGGTTTTAAGGTCAGCCTTCAGTTCTTTTATTGATGCGCGGTACTCGGGAACCAGCACCTGAATTTCGGGATTCTGAAGAATCCCTTTGTAGCGCCCGCTCAATTCAGTCTGTATTTCTTCAATTGTTTTTCCCAAAGCTTGAAACTCTCCGATATAGGGAAGGGCTATATTCCCGTCAGGATGCACCTTATCATCAGTGTTTAATTCAGGGGCGTGGAGGAATTTTATGCTTGTAAAATCATCGATTCCCAGCCTGTAGTCTGCCTTTTTCTCCCATGTCTTAATCTGAAAAAGGACATCCAGAATATCTCCCGCATTAATCTGATATGCGGGCCAGAATTCATAGGGACTGTTTTTTTGATCAAAAGAAAAGGTGGTAAGTTCATACGACGCTTCACCGCTGTCTTGGTCTGCTTTTTTATGACCCGAAGCGCACCCGATTATAAAAAAGATAAAAAGGACGTATAGTAAGCGCTTCATTGCCCCCTTCTTTTCAATATAGGGTCTAAATTTTCCCATATAAAAACCGTGGTATGTAATATTTCCGTTTATTAAGGACTGCGCCAATAATATTGCCTCCTGACATCTTCAGCTTATTTTGAACCGTTTCAGCAATCTCCCACGTTGTCTTTTCACACTCAACAACCAAAATGATTCCGTCAAAGCATTTCGCAGAGACCAGCGCATCAGATGAGCCGATTACCGAACAGCCGTCCACGATAACATAGTCAAATTTCTGTTTGAGATTATCCAGCGTTGTCTTGAAATCCACTGACCTGAACAGGTCTGCCGTATTTTCAACAGAAGCGCCGTGAGTTATGACATACAAATCTTGCAATTCTGTGTCTCTTTCAACATCCCTCACTTTTCCATAACATAAGTCTGTAAGTCCGGAGCCGGCATCAATACTAAAAACCTCATGGAGACGCGGGGTGTGGAGGTTGCCGTCAATCAGCAAGACTTTGCGGCGTGCATTCCGGGAAAGGGCATATGCCAGACTTATTGCGGTAACAGTCTTACCCTCGGAGGCATTACAGCTCGTAATAAAAAAAACTCTAACCTGCCCGTCCTTGGCAGTGCTGAGCAGATTGCCTTCAATCTCAGACAATTC from Nitrospirota bacterium includes these protein-coding regions:
- a CDS encoding CpsD/CapB family tyrosine-protein kinase, giving the protein MTGILSPDIKKLVEKNSRELSEIEGNLLSTAKDGQVRVFFITSCNASEGKTVTAISLAYALSRNARRKVLLIDGNLHTPRLHEVFSIDAGSGLTDLCYGKVRDVERDTELQDLYVITHGASVENTADLFRSVDFKTTLDNLKQKFDYVIVDGCSVIGSSDALVSAKCFDGIILVVECEKTTWEIAETVQNKLKMSGGNIIGAVLNKRKYYIPRFLYGKI
- a CDS encoding phosphoribosylanthranilate isomerase encodes the protein MVRIKICGTTNLKDAYAAVEFGADALGFVFYPKSPRAVTPETAKEIISKLPPFITTVGVFVDEKPSVIEKTVNYAGLDIIQLHGSEPPEKCILSKKVIKAIRVKDLTDLEPLITYRSVSAFLLDAYAPDLPGGTGQAFNWDVALEAKKFGRIILAGGLTPDNVAEAIELVKPYGVDAVTGVEENQKGIKDHKKLRLFIERARQAIKGHV
- a CDS encoding polysaccharide biosynthesis/export family protein, which gives rise to MKRLLYVLFIFFIIGCASGHKKADQDSGEASYELTTFSFDQKNSPYEFWPAYQINAGDILDVLFQIKTWEKKADYRLGIDDFTSIKFLHAPELNTDDKVHPDGNIALPYIGEFQALGKTIEEIQTELSGRYKGILQNPEIQVLVPEYRASIKELKADLKTAPRGLSRLVTVRPDGYVTFPIVGSIFVGGRTFPDVNNELNEKYDKIIPGLYVDLFLEHHAGSRMYVLGQVYKPGVYDIPKPLTIEQAIAMAGGYMREARLNDIFVVRRQYDRMIATRIDFANKFNNNNREYKFFYLRPDDILYVPKRPINKAAELMRDVSEILLFRGWSFGFSWELHDEPAEP
- a CDS encoding GumC family protein; the protein is MQFEDYRKELLTVLFAQKRLIVAVTVFVFTCAVLIAFFWPPTYASYGTVLIKIKRQFKNPEALEKSDIRYSPVTPEDLSSEVEILTSHDVIEMTIDSLKKRNLYRPEGGGFLNISLLLDIILPDKQSDKKQFNKEVYNIKKKLQTKVVEVSNAIEVTFHSNDPAYAVTFLDALLNEYIKYRMKIYYPDEAETYFTKGAGGFGEEIDKKRKDWISMIEKNKISDPSEELKNNLLIKKELETQLNTLRNSAIEKKMQIEYLETALKKEGIQFFSFIDKSAIANLSTSLQDIFMEYGKVLRVYTQSSDKASPVEKQMRDTLNVLRSEIRIYKDGLASELETLNKQIAAIKNEISNIVNWNVELQKQNITTQKIQFEMDLLKQSYDTFSKRREEAVQGSTSPTSMHISILSKAFLSNGPVFPKKIIVIPLGFIIGLLMGCSLAFVKEYFDHTFKKISDAEKMGLRVIFSIPDFTVKEKPAQK